In Microvenator marinus, one genomic interval encodes:
- a CDS encoding Bax inhibitor-1/YccA family protein, translated as MEAQVWNSVSTASTDERVAFIRKTYAHLLFAILAFVGIEVALFATGLAEVIAQTMLSVSWLLVLGLFMGVGWLADWWAHKDTSPGLQYMGLILYVVAEAIIFVPILYIASAYSDPSVIPSAAVTTLLVFAGLTVSVFATKKDFSFLRSGLMIAGFLAIGLIVAASLFGFELGLLFSVAMAGLAAGYVLYYTSNVLHHYNTNQHVAASLALFSAVALLFWYILRIFMSRD; from the coding sequence ATGGAAGCTCAAGTTTGGAACTCAGTATCGACCGCATCAACAGACGAGCGGGTCGCATTCATACGAAAAACTTACGCCCACCTTTTGTTCGCCATTCTGGCTTTCGTGGGTATCGAAGTCGCACTTTTTGCGACGGGCCTCGCCGAAGTCATCGCACAGACGATGCTTAGCGTGAGCTGGCTCCTCGTCCTCGGACTCTTCATGGGCGTGGGTTGGCTCGCGGATTGGTGGGCACATAAAGACACAAGCCCTGGCCTTCAGTACATGGGGCTGATTCTCTACGTGGTGGCTGAGGCGATCATCTTTGTGCCGATTCTCTACATCGCATCGGCGTACTCAGACCCAAGCGTGATTCCATCTGCCGCCGTCACAACGTTGCTGGTTTTTGCGGGCCTTACCGTGAGCGTCTTTGCGACCAAGAAAGACTTCTCCTTCTTGAGGTCAGGCCTCATGATCGCGGGATTCCTCGCAATCGGTCTCATCGTTGCGGCCTCTCTCTTTGGATTTGAGCTAGGCCTACTCTTCTCAGTGGCCATGGCTGGGCTGGCCGCTGGCTACGTCCTTTACTACACATCCAACGTGTTGCATCACTACAACACCAACCAGCACGTGGCTGCGTCGCTAGCTCTCTTCTCGGCGGTGGCATTGCTCTTCTGGTACATTTTGCGCATCTTCATGTCGCGCGACTAA
- a CDS encoding HesB/IscA family protein, giving the protein MILITENAAKHALRIMTENEIDTASAGVKVGVKAGGCSGLNYVLDIVETPADNDRVFVQNGVRVFVDPKSYLYLSGTEVDYESTMTGGGFKFQNPNAKRSCGCGTSFAV; this is encoded by the coding sequence ATGATTTTGATTACAGAAAACGCAGCCAAACACGCCCTAAGAATTATGACCGAGAATGAGATCGACACCGCAAGTGCGGGTGTCAAAGTCGGCGTGAAAGCCGGTGGATGTTCAGGTCTGAACTACGTGCTCGATATCGTTGAAACCCCGGCAGATAACGACCGCGTGTTCGTCCAGAATGGCGTACGAGTATTCGTGGACCCCAAGAGCTATCTCTATCTTTCCGGAACCGAAGTGGACTACGAGTCGACCATGACCGGTGGCGGGTTCAAGTTTCAAAACCCCAATGCCAAAAGAAGTTGCGGGTGCGGAACGAGCTTCGCGGTCTAA
- a CDS encoding OmpA family protein — MKKIFLVSLLMTLPTLASAQDLNVQNFSPIVGPHGLYSLEYGRTLKHLDPAFGVVLNYSSRPLAEAFPDGTRNSIVDQQMALHLGAGIGLTEWIQVDLSMPLYLVNDVTFQAEDRGGFAAGDLSLRPKFSFFNDEDSMIGLGAMIDLTFPTGSGDAFVGSGGFTATPKLLFDVRLGMVTLAANAGVLVQGSRRVQDFEASQQVVFGTGAELAFLEGMVQLGAEVTGKSDFSSIFGREETPLEGLLGAKINIDPGFTIMTAGGAGLTPGVGTPEFRALLGVSWSPRDGDFDKDGIPNSKDECPRDPEDLDGFEDEDGCPDLDNDGDGIADADDQCPNEPEDMDEFEDENGCPDPDNDGDAILDADDNCPNEPGRQEDGGCPNPDVDGDGIPNESDKCPDDAEDMDGFQDEDGCPEPDNDNDGIFDAEDQCPNEPGLKEDNGCPPKETKAVREGEAIKIMDRVYFETGKAEIKPESFNLLDQVALILRSNPDIKKVEIAGHTDDVGADEKNMVLSQERADSVRLYLMEREIAGDRLVAKGYGETKPLTPNRNNAARSMNRRVEFNILEQ, encoded by the coding sequence ATGAAAAAAATCTTTTTGGTGTCCTTGTTAATGACCTTGCCGACGCTCGCGAGCGCGCAAGATTTGAACGTTCAGAACTTCTCACCGATCGTCGGGCCTCATGGACTTTACTCTCTGGAGTACGGTCGCACGCTCAAGCACCTCGATCCTGCTTTCGGTGTGGTGCTCAATTATTCGAGCCGTCCATTGGCTGAGGCATTTCCCGACGGAACCCGGAATTCGATCGTCGATCAGCAGATGGCGCTGCACCTCGGGGCCGGAATCGGCTTGACCGAGTGGATTCAGGTGGACCTCTCCATGCCGCTCTATCTGGTTAATGACGTGACCTTTCAGGCCGAAGATCGCGGCGGATTTGCCGCAGGTGACCTTTCATTGAGGCCGAAGTTTTCGTTTTTCAACGATGAAGACTCGATGATCGGGCTAGGTGCGATGATCGATTTGACCTTTCCGACAGGCTCAGGCGATGCCTTTGTTGGGTCCGGTGGATTTACCGCAACCCCAAAACTTTTGTTCGACGTCCGACTCGGCATGGTCACTCTTGCGGCGAATGCCGGTGTGCTTGTGCAAGGCTCGCGTCGAGTTCAGGATTTTGAGGCCTCGCAACAGGTCGTCTTTGGCACAGGTGCTGAACTTGCGTTCCTCGAAGGCATGGTTCAACTCGGCGCCGAAGTTACTGGAAAGAGTGATTTCAGCTCGATCTTTGGGCGCGAAGAAACACCGCTCGAAGGCCTCCTCGGCGCGAAGATCAATATCGACCCAGGATTCACGATCATGACCGCCGGTGGCGCCGGTCTAACCCCCGGCGTCGGAACACCAGAGTTCCGTGCGCTCCTTGGCGTCTCATGGTCGCCTCGTGATGGCGACTTCGACAAAGACGGCATTCCGAACTCAAAAGACGAGTGTCCTCGCGACCCCGAAGATTTGGACGGCTTTGAAGACGAAGATGGTTGTCCTGACCTCGATAACGATGGCGATGGCATCGCTGATGCTGACGACCAATGCCCGAACGAGCCCGAAGATATGGACGAGTTTGAGGATGAAAACGGCTGTCCTGACCCTGACAATGATGGCGACGCCATTTTGGATGCTGATGATAACTGTCCAAACGAGCCAGGACGTCAAGAAGACGGCGGCTGCCCAAATCCGGACGTGGATGGTGACGGCATCCCGAACGAATCGGATAAGTGTCCCGATGATGCTGAAGACATGGATGGATTCCAAGACGAAGACGGCTGCCCGGAGCCAGACAACGATAACGACGGCATCTTTGATGCTGAGGACCAGTGTCCCAACGAGCCTGGCTTGAAAGAAGACAACGGTTGTCCTCCGAAGGAAACCAAGGCGGTTCGTGAAGGCGAAGCCATCAAGATCATGGATCGTGTCTACTTCGAGACCGGCAAGGCTGAGATCAAGCCAGAGTCCTTCAATTTGCTCGATCAGGTTGCCCTCATTCTGAGAAGCAACCCGGACATCAAGAAGGTGGAGATCGCTGGTCACACCGACGATGTGGGAGCTGACGAGAAGAACATGGTGCTATCCCAAGAGCGTGCTGACTCCGTTCGTCTCTACTTGATGGAGCGTGAAATCGCCGGTGACCGTCTTGTGGCCAAAGGCTACGGCGAGACCAAGCCGTTGACGCCTAATCGCAACAACGCTGCACGTTCTATGAATCGCCGCGTCGAGTTCAACATTCTCGAGCAGTAG